DNA from Sphingomonas psychrotolerans:
AGCGGCTTCAGCATCGCCGCCGGGCGCGCGCGCAGCGAAGGCGTCGAGGCGGATCTCGATTATGCCCCGGACGACCGGCTGACGCTGACCGCAGTCTATGCCTATACCGATACGAAGATTCTGGAGGACACGCGTCCGCAGCTCGTCGGCAGCGCGCTCCTGAATGTGCCGAAGCACAGCGGTGCGATCTATGGTTTCTGGCAGTCCGACCGGGCGCGGCCCGGATCGGTGGGTATCGGTGCCGGGCTGACCTATGTCGGCGCGCGCGCAGGCGACGACATCGCCAGCGGCTTCCGGCTCCCGGGCTATCTGACTGCGCGGCTGAATCTGTCGTGGCAGGTTTCGCACGGCGTCCGGCTCCACCTCGACGCCGAGAATCTGTTCGATCGCGATTATATCGAAAGTTCGTACAGCGACGTGTGGATCACGCCCGGCGCGCCCCGCACAATCCGCGCGCGGCTGGCGCTCGCGCTGTGAAGCGCTTCCTCGGTACCACCTTGCTGTTTGCCTGTGGCGCGTGGGACTCGCCGGCCGAAGCGCAGCGCACGCAGGAGAATGCGGCACGCGAAGCCGATGACGGTTTCGGCAAGAGCGTCGGCAATGAGTCGATCGGGATCTACGCCGGCGGCGAAGTGCGCGGGTTCAGCGCCACTGCGGCGGGCAACAACCGCATCGAGGGCCTGTATTTCGACCGGGCAGGCGCGGTTACCGACGTGATCGTCCGCGGCTCCACCGTGCGGGTGGGGCTTTCCGCGTTCGGTTATCCGCTGCCCGCGCCGACCGGGATCGTCGATCTCGAGCTTCGCCGGACGGGCGAGCGGGCGGTCGCGAGCGTGCAGCTCAACAGCGGCGACTATCGCGGCACCGATCTGATCGTCGACGCCGCGATCCCGGTGACCGACCGGCTGAGCGTCAATTTCGACGGGGGGCTTTACGACGACGAATATGTCAACGGCGCCGATGCGTGGTTCGTCAGTTATGGTGGCGTGGCGCGCTGGCGGCCCGTCGACGCGGTCGAGCTGACCGGGTTCTTCGGGCGATACGATTATGGCGACGAGGAGCAGGCGCCGGTGCTCTATCCCGCCGGCGATCACCTCCCGCCCAAGGTCGAGCGGCGGCGCTTCTTCGGCCAGCAATGGGCTGATTGGGCGGGGCACAGCCAGAATCTGGGCGCGCTCGTAAAGGCCAGCCTGGGATCGTGGCAGCTGGCGGCGGGCGGTTTCAACAGCCGCTTCACGCGTGATTCCTATGCGTCGGCCTGGTACAGCGACGTGAGCAGGGAGGGCGTCGGCCGCTCCTTTCTGCTCAGCGGCGTGGATCAACGCGCCGCTTCCTCCTCGGGCGAGATCCGAATCAGCCGCGCTTTCGCCGACGGACCGCGACGACACTGGTTGCTGACGTCGGTGCGCGGTCGCGACGTTCGGACCGACTATGGCGGCTATGCGCTGGCCGACCTCGGTGCGGCCGAGGTAGGCGTTCCCGATCCTCGCCCGCAGCCGGACTTGGCTTATGGTCCGCTGACGCACGATCGCGTGCGGCAGTTGAGCTACGCTCTGGGCTACGAGATGCGCTGGCCGAATGTCACCGAAGTCAATCTTGGCGTCACTCGCAGCGACTATAGCAAGATCGTTCGACAGCCCGGCCTGCCGGAGGCAAGGCAGGACGAGCGTCCCTGGCTGTGGAATGCGGCAGTGGCGGTGATGCCGACCAACCAGCTCACGCTCTTTGCTGCGGCGACGCGCGGACTGGAAGAAAGCGGCGTCGCGCCGGCCAACGCGGTCAATCGCGGCGAGGCGTTGCCGGCGCTGCGGACGCGGCAGCGTGAACTGGGCATTCGCTATACGTTGAGCGCGAACTGGCGACTGGTCGCCGCTGTCTTCGACATCGCCAAACCCTATTTCGAGATCGATCGCACCAACGCCGCCTATCGCGCGTTGGGCGAGGTTTCCCACAAGGGAGTCGAGGCGTCGCTATCGGCCCGGCCGTACGAGAGCCTGAGCATCGTCGCAGGGGCGGTGCTGCTTCATCCGCGGGTGAGCGGTCAGGCCGTGGATGATGGTCGTCTGGGCAATCGTCCGATCGGGCGGACGGGCATCCTGATCGATACTGCGATCGACTATCGATTGGGCTGGGTGCCGGGCCTGTCGCTCGATCTGCGCGCGACGCATGAGGGCCGCCGTGTCGCCAATGCGGCGGGTACGCTGGAACTGGCCGCCAGATCGATCCTCGACATCGGCGCCCGCTATCGCACCGGCATCGGCGGCGTGCCGACTCTCTTCCGTGCACAGGTCAAGAACGTGGGCGACGTCTTCGGCTGGAAAGTGTCGAGTGGCGGCGGTTTCACCTTGCTTCAGGGCAGGCGTGCGACCTTGTCGGTCACAGCGGATTTCCAATGACGCCACACGGATGAAAGGCGGCGATGTGATCGAGAAGCCGAAGCCGGAGGCGTCACCACTCAGTGGAAGTGCCGTTCGAAAGTGCGCGATGCGCTTGCGCACCAGCAGCTTTTCGCAAAGAAGTGCGTTCGCAACCGACACGATATCATCGCTAAGGCTGGCGACAGCGATGCGCCCAACTGCCGCCGCTACCGGTTTTGTGCCGAGGCTTGTGAGCTGCCGTTCCATCCAATGGGAATGGTAACGATCTCGCAGCCGAATGGCGTATCATGCTGGTTTGCCGCGATACGGAGCGCGTCGCAGATAATGCGACAATGGCTAGAACTTCGCCCGAACGCCGAAATTGTATCGTGCGCCTGTATCCTGGAGAAGCAAGAACCGATCCTCGATGGCCGACCATTCGTCCACTCGCTGTTTGGTGACATTCACGCCTTGGACGTAGAGCTGAAAGTTCGAAGTGACATCATAGCCGAGGTTGAAATCCAGCTGGCCGTAGCTGGATCGGTTGCGCGGTCGCCCTTGGCTCGAGCGGCAGGCGCGAAGATATTCCGATCGCCAGTTGTACGATACGCGCGCGGAAATGCCGTACTTCTCGTAAAAAACGCTTCCGTTGGCAGAGTGCGGCGAGAGCCCGTTATACCCGCAATCATAATCGGCCAGCGCCTGATCGCGCTGCACCCGGCTGTCGACATAGGTATAATTGCCGGTGACGCCGAAGCCGGATGCGAATCCGGGCAGCCAGTCGAGGGCGTACTGGCCGCCGATTTCGATCCCGCGAATATAGCCGCTTTGTCCGTTGCGCGTGCGGGTGTCCTGGAAAGTGCGGCCGAAGCGTGTCACCGGCAGGGTTTGCAGTTCGAGAAAATCACTCAGGTCCTTGTGGAATCCGCCAACGCTCACATAGCTAACCGGCGACAGATACCATTCGACCGACACGTCGTAGTTGGTCGACTTGAAGGGAAGCAGGGTCGGATTGCCTCCACCCGAAAGCGGCACGGAGACACGGCCGCCGAAATTGTTGTCCACGCCGAGATCGGTGAGCGTCGGTCGCGTGACCGTCTG
Protein-coding regions in this window:
- a CDS encoding TonB-dependent receptor; translated protein: MKRFLGTTLLFACGAWDSPAEAQRTQENAAREADDGFGKSVGNESIGIYAGGEVRGFSATAAGNNRIEGLYFDRAGAVTDVIVRGSTVRVGLSAFGYPLPAPTGIVDLELRRTGERAVASVQLNSGDYRGTDLIVDAAIPVTDRLSVNFDGGLYDDEYVNGADAWFVSYGGVARWRPVDAVELTGFFGRYDYGDEEQAPVLYPAGDHLPPKVERRRFFGQQWADWAGHSQNLGALVKASLGSWQLAAGGFNSRFTRDSYASAWYSDVSREGVGRSFLLSGVDQRAASSSGEIRISRAFADGPRRHWLLTSVRGRDVRTDYGGYALADLGAAEVGVPDPRPQPDLAYGPLTHDRVRQLSYALGYEMRWPNVTEVNLGVTRSDYSKIVRQPGLPEARQDERPWLWNAAVAVMPTNQLTLFAAATRGLEESGVAPANAVNRGEALPALRTRQRELGIRYTLSANWRLVAAVFDIAKPYFEIDRTNAAYRALGEVSHKGVEASLSARPYESLSIVAGAVLLHPRVSGQAVDDGRLGNRPIGRTGILIDTAIDYRLGWVPGLSLDLRATHEGRRVANAAGTLELAARSILDIGARYRTGIGGVPTLFRAQVKNVGDVFGWKVSSGGGFTLLQGRRATLSVTADFQ